From Deltaproteobacteria bacterium, the proteins below share one genomic window:
- a CDS encoding ROK family protein: MSAGIAQAASSGARSERPIARTRRSIEHSPRADLSAAKWHFPKRRAGEAGERGVAPGRELLLGIDIGGTKTQIALGRADGELLREAHLEGWTSGDFELDLETIAARALRLLDEAGASADEIDAVGVSAPGPLDPVAGVIRRAPNLPGWVEVPIRARLEQRLGRPVRLENDANAAALAEWRFGSGRGSRAFVYLTMSTGVGGGLVLDGRLYRGARYGAGEIGHIPVVPGGLRCVCGLRGCLEAYTGGAALARRIREDLEAGAASSIRGRVAGDPSRVSARVWVEAVRAGDAYAVRLYEEWLDRLAQGLAIVVLALDPDRIALGTIVAHNTDLFLVPLRERLFARIWPHLRDTGVVAIELGERLPAYAGLCTALLEPLDSRSERPK; encoded by the coding sequence ATCAGCGCGGGAATCGCGCAGGCCGCAAGCAGCGGCGCGAGGAGCGAGAGGCCGATCGCAAGAACCCGTCGCAGCATCGAGCATTCCCCCCGGGCAGACCTATCGGCTGCAAAGTGGCATTTTCCGAAGCGCAGGGCAGGGGAGGCAGGGGAGAGAGGCGTGGCACCGGGGCGGGAGCTTCTGCTGGGGATCGACATCGGCGGCACCAAGACCCAGATCGCGCTGGGCCGTGCCGACGGCGAGCTGCTGCGCGAGGCGCACCTCGAGGGCTGGACTTCGGGCGATTTCGAACTCGACTTGGAGACGATCGCCGCGCGGGCGCTCCGGCTGCTCGACGAGGCGGGCGCGTCGGCGGACGAGATCGACGCGGTCGGCGTCTCTGCACCCGGACCCCTCGACCCGGTCGCGGGCGTGATCCGGCGCGCGCCGAACCTTCCGGGCTGGGTGGAGGTGCCGATCCGAGCGCGGCTCGAGCAGCGGCTGGGCCGGCCCGTCCGGCTCGAGAACGACGCGAACGCGGCCGCGCTCGCCGAGTGGCGCTTCGGCTCGGGGCGGGGCTCGCGCGCCTTCGTCTACCTGACCATGAGCACCGGCGTCGGCGGCGGGCTCGTGCTCGACGGCCGGCTGTACCGCGGAGCGCGCTACGGCGCCGGCGAGATCGGGCACATCCCCGTCGTGCCGGGCGGGCTCCGCTGCGTCTGCGGCCTGCGCGGCTGCCTGGAGGCGTATACGGGCGGCGCGGCTCTGGCCCGGCGGATTCGCGAGGACCTCGAGGCGGGCGCCGCGAGCTCGATCCGAGGGCGCGTCGCGGGCGATCCGTCTCGGGTCAGCGCGCGCGTCTGGGTCGAGGCCGTTCGAGCCGGCGACGCCTACGCGGTGCGCCTCTACGAGGAGTGGCTCGACCGGCTCGCGCAGGGCCTCGCGATCGTGGTGCTCGCGCTCGATCCCGACCGGATCGCGCTCGGCACGATCGTCGCGCACAACACCGATCTGTTTCTGGTGCCGCTTCGCGAGCGGCTCTTCGCGCGCATCTGGCCGCACCTTCGCGACACGGGCGTCGTGGCGATCGAGCTCGGCGAGCGGCTGCCGGCCTACGCGGGGCTGTGTACGGCGCTGCTCGAGCCGCTCGATTCCCGGTCCGAAAGGCCGAAATAG
- the queA gene encoding tRNA preQ1(34) S-adenosylmethionine ribosyltransferase-isomerase QueA: MGPADLQYELPPERIAQAPIEPRDAARLLVLDRGDGALAELRFADLAAHVDPRDLVVVNDTRVRPAKLRGRKASGGRAEALLLERRPDGTWTALVRARGRLVPGLALVFGALSAEVVEVLPGGACRLAFESADGRSEDSVLESLGEAPLPPYIAREAPDARDLADYQTIFAREPGAVAAPTASLHFTRELAALLRIATVTLHVGPGTFRPIRCERLAEHRLEAERFCVPQATASAIAETRAEGGRVIAVGTTVVRALETTGGAAGAGDTTLLVLPGHEFRAVDSLITNFHLPGSSLLALVMAFAGVEATRRAYAHAIAAEFRFFSYGDALWIR, translated from the coding sequence ATCGGTCCGGCCGATCTGCAGTACGAGCTTCCGCCCGAGCGGATCGCGCAGGCGCCGATCGAGCCGCGCGACGCCGCGCGACTGCTGGTGCTCGACCGAGGGGACGGCGCGCTCGCGGAGCTGCGCTTCGCCGACCTCGCCGCGCACGTCGATCCCCGCGACTTGGTGGTCGTGAACGACACGCGCGTGCGCCCTGCGAAGCTTCGCGGGCGCAAGGCGAGCGGCGGAAGGGCCGAGGCGCTGCTCCTCGAGCGCCGCCCCGACGGGACCTGGACCGCGCTCGTGCGCGCGCGAGGAAGACTCGTTCCGGGGCTCGCGCTCGTCTTCGGCGCGCTCTCCGCGGAGGTCGTGGAGGTGCTTCCCGGCGGCGCCTGCCGGCTCGCATTCGAGAGCGCGGACGGCCGCTCCGAGGACAGCGTGCTCGAGTCGCTCGGCGAGGCGCCGCTGCCTCCGTACATCGCGCGCGAGGCGCCCGACGCGAGGGATCTCGCCGACTACCAGACGATCTTCGCGCGCGAGCCGGGCGCGGTCGCCGCGCCGACCGCGTCGCTGCACTTCACGCGCGAGCTCGCGGCCCTGCTTCGGATCGCGACGGTCACGCTTCACGTGGGCCCGGGAACCTTCCGCCCGATCCGCTGCGAACGGCTCGCGGAGCACCGCCTCGAGGCGGAGCGCTTCTGCGTGCCGCAGGCCACCGCGAGCGCGATCGCCGAGACCCGCGCGGAAGGCGGGCGCGTGATCGCCGTCGGAACGACGGTGGTGCGCGCGCTCGAGACCACGGGCGGCGCCGCGGGCGCCGGCGACACCACGCTCCTGGTCCTGCCCGGACACGAGTTCCGCGCGGTCGACTCCCTGATCACCAACTTCCACCTGCCGGGCTCGAGCCTGCTCGCGCTGGTCATGGCGTTCGCCGGGGTCGAGGCGACCCGGCGCGCCTACGCGCACGCGATCGCGGCGGAGTTCCGCTTCTTCTCCTACGGAGATGCGCTTTGGATCCGCTAG
- a CDS encoding SDR family oxidoreductase translates to MQSCSIGKARAGTGLTSTVVHARCAVASAKTSAPALRERLDRAEPACESRRMSQSSSHVAVVTGTSSGIGFATALHLARNGYRVFAGMRNLEKAAPLVEAARSEGLALEVIELDVTSGPSVERAFARAAGSAGVDVLVNNAGIGGAAPLELVPEAEHRQIFETNYFGAIRCIQAVLPGMRERRRGTIANVTSTVGRIATANQIPYSASKFALECAGEALAIEVRRFGVRVVNIEPGVILTNIFENSAATTRYDKTSPYQPIMRRNGKIYATGFRAGVQPQAVAEKILEAITTPDYRLRWPVGADAIGFETGRPRISDEQWVAMGDDLGDEDYNRRFFEYFGIRL, encoded by the coding sequence ATGCAGAGCTGCTCGATCGGGAAGGCACGCGCGGGAACCGGGCTCACCTCGACCGTCGTGCACGCGAGGTGCGCAGTCGCGAGCGCGAAGACGAGCGCTCCAGCGCTTCGCGAGCGGCTGGACCGAGCCGAACCCGCGTGCGAGTCTCGACGCATGTCGCAGTCATCGTCGCACGTCGCGGTCGTCACGGGAACCAGCAGCGGAATCGGCTTCGCGACGGCGCTGCACCTGGCGCGGAACGGCTACCGCGTGTTCGCGGGAATGCGGAACCTGGAGAAGGCCGCGCCCCTCGTCGAAGCGGCGCGAAGCGAGGGGCTCGCGCTCGAGGTGATCGAGCTCGACGTCACTTCGGGGCCGTCGGTCGAGCGCGCGTTCGCGCGCGCCGCGGGAAGCGCCGGCGTCGACGTGCTGGTGAACAACGCCGGCATCGGCGGTGCCGCGCCGCTCGAGCTCGTGCCGGAAGCCGAGCACCGCCAGATCTTCGAGACGAACTACTTCGGGGCGATCCGCTGCATCCAGGCGGTGCTGCCGGGAATGCGCGAGCGCCGCCGCGGCACGATCGCGAACGTCACCTCGACGGTCGGCCGGATCGCGACCGCGAACCAGATTCCCTACTCGGCCTCGAAGTTCGCGCTCGAGTGCGCGGGCGAGGCGCTCGCCATCGAGGTCCGCCGCTTCGGCGTGCGCGTCGTGAACATCGAGCCCGGCGTGATCCTGACCAACATCTTCGAGAACTCCGCCGCCACCACGCGCTACGACAAGACCTCGCCCTACCAGCCGATCATGCGCCGCAACGGCAAGATCTACGCCACCGGCTTCCGCGCCGGCGTGCAGCCGCAAGCCGTCGCCGAGAAGATCCTCGAAGCCATCACCACCCCCGACTACCGCCTGCGCTGGCCCGTCGGCGCCGACGCCATCGGCTTCGAGACCGGCCGCCCCAGGATCTCCGACGAGCAGTGGGTCGCCATGGGCGACGATCTCGGCGACGAAGACTACAACCGCCGCTTTTTCGAGTATTTCGGCATACGGCTCTGA
- a CDS encoding tetratricopeptide repeat protein, with protein sequence MFALLRRLAQYSGVSGAGIGRSLLRTLLFLALVAGIYGRALPGPFVFDDQTAIVENESLHGLWPLSRVFAQPPDLTTSGRPVVALSFALDYAAAGADPRVFRATNFAIHALCALLLAGIVRRTLVGPRLADRFAASAEPIALAAALLFLVHPLASEVVCYVSARTESLVALFYLATLYGSIRASASERPWIWVAFAIACSVLGMASKEVMVSAPLVVALHDVVFLGPADARRRRVRIALWSGLAASWAVLGFLIATQPRTESAGFALWVTPLVYLANQCSVLPSYLRLLFWPTGLRIDYGLPQPLALGDVRAGAALLVGLFALSLYALRRWPAAGFVGVACFAILAPSSSIVPIVSEVGAERRMYLPLAAMSALAVPLVWLGLARVGRAWLGWIVVSAAALALALVSADRAGDHADEIRLWRADVAAAPGNARARYNLSGALRRAGRESEAREERAAAVRGEIDFYSRILPFQPDRARALGDLAAIHVVAGELARAEQLYGELLEIDPSDASALRMRARLRAHLGLSGDAGAAP encoded by the coding sequence ATGTTCGCTCTCCTTCGCCGGCTGGCGCAGTATAGCGGCGTGTCGGGCGCGGGAATCGGCCGGAGTCTGCTGCGGACGCTGCTCTTCCTCGCGCTCGTGGCGGGGATCTACGGCCGTGCGCTGCCGGGTCCGTTCGTCTTCGACGACCAGACCGCGATCGTCGAGAACGAGAGCCTGCACGGCCTGTGGCCGCTCTCGCGCGTGTTTGCGCAGCCGCCCGACCTCACGACCTCCGGCCGGCCGGTCGTCGCGCTCTCGTTCGCGCTCGACTACGCGGCCGCCGGCGCGGACCCGCGCGTTTTCCGCGCCACGAACTTCGCGATCCACGCGCTCTGCGCGCTTCTGCTCGCGGGGATCGTCCGGCGCACGCTCGTCGGGCCGCGGCTCGCGGATCGCTTCGCCGCGAGTGCGGAGCCGATCGCGCTCGCGGCCGCCTTGCTCTTCCTGGTCCACCCGCTCGCAAGCGAGGTCGTCTGCTACGTGAGCGCGCGCACGGAGTCGCTGGTCGCGCTCTTCTACCTGGCGACGCTGTACGGCTCGATCCGCGCGAGCGCGTCCGAGCGCCCGTGGATCTGGGTGGCGTTCGCGATCGCGTGCTCGGTGCTCGGCATGGCGAGCAAAGAGGTGATGGTGAGCGCGCCGCTGGTCGTCGCGCTCCACGACGTGGTCTTCCTGGGTCCGGCCGACGCGCGCCGGCGCCGCGTGCGGATCGCGCTCTGGAGCGGGCTCGCGGCGAGCTGGGCCGTGCTCGGCTTCCTGATCGCGACGCAGCCGCGCACGGAGTCGGCGGGCTTCGCGCTCTGGGTCACGCCGCTGGTCTATCTGGCGAATCAGTGCAGCGTGCTGCCTTCGTACCTGCGGCTGCTGTTCTGGCCGACCGGCCTGCGGATCGACTACGGCCTGCCGCAGCCGCTCGCGCTCGGCGACGTTCGGGCCGGCGCGGCGCTGCTCGTCGGGCTGTTCGCGCTCTCGCTCTACGCGCTCCGGCGTTGGCCGGCCGCGGGGTTCGTCGGGGTGGCGTGCTTCGCGATCCTGGCACCATCGTCGAGCATCGTCCCGATCGTCTCCGAGGTCGGCGCGGAGCGGCGCATGTACCTGCCGCTGGCCGCGATGAGCGCGCTGGCGGTGCCGCTCGTCTGGCTCGGTCTGGCCCGCGTCGGTCGCGCGTGGCTCGGGTGGATTGTCGTCAGTGCCGCGGCCCTCGCGCTCGCGCTCGTGAGCGCGGACCGCGCGGGCGATCACGCGGACGAGATCCGGCTCTGGCGCGCGGACGTGGCCGCCGCTCCCGGAAACGCGCGCGCGCGCTACAACCTGTCCGGCGCGCTGCGGCGCGCGGGGCGCGAGAGCGAGGCGCGCGAGGAGCGCGCGGCGGCGGTGCGCGGCGAGATCGACTTCTACTCGCGCATCCTCCCATTCCAGCCCGACCGCGCGCGCGCGCTCGGCGATCTCGCGGCGATCCACGTCGTGGCCGGAGAGCTCGCGCGCGCGGAGCAGCTCTACGGCGAGCTGCTCGAGATCGACCCATCCGACGCGAGCGCGCTTCGCATGCGCGCGCGGCTTCGCGCGCACCTCGGGCTTTCGGGAGACGCTGGCGCGGCTCCGTGA
- the tgt gene encoding tRNA guanosine(34) transglycosylase Tgt encodes MDPLAAGHRPSFALEARDGAARAGRFVTSHGVLETPAFLPVGTYGAVRGLSPDELSRVGVQGLLANTYHLSLRPGEELVRAHGGLHGFMGWSGPILTDSGGFQVFSLGAHCKRGEAGVEFKSPVDGRTVFLSPERAIEIQEALGADFIVVLDEFEAIVPESDDARARTRACLERSERWAARCRTAHRRADQRLFGIVQGGGDCELRAESAARTRALGFDAFAIGGLGVGESAEERERLVVAAVAELPAEAPRYLMGLGLPEDLVSGVQAGVDLFDCVVPTRNGRHGSVFTSRGRLNLRNASARDERLPLDPACACPVCRRHSRAYLRHLLQSGDSLGARLLSLHNIAYYMKLVRDLREAVSAGRLREFVEVWREGYFGLSDRESSGSSSAVHSPA; translated from the coding sequence TTGGATCCGCTAGCCGCGGGGCACAGACCGAGCTTCGCGCTCGAAGCGCGCGATGGGGCCGCGCGCGCGGGTCGCTTCGTGACGAGCCACGGCGTGCTCGAAACGCCCGCGTTCCTGCCCGTCGGCACCTACGGCGCGGTTCGCGGTCTGAGCCCGGACGAGCTATCGCGCGTCGGCGTGCAGGGGCTGCTCGCGAACACGTACCACCTGAGCCTGCGACCGGGCGAGGAGCTGGTGCGCGCGCACGGCGGGCTGCACGGATTCATGGGCTGGTCGGGGCCGATCCTTACAGACTCCGGCGGATTCCAGGTCTTCTCGCTCGGCGCGCACTGCAAGCGCGGCGAGGCGGGCGTCGAGTTCAAGAGCCCCGTCGACGGGCGCACCGTGTTCCTGTCGCCGGAGCGGGCGATCGAGATCCAGGAGGCGCTCGGCGCGGACTTCATCGTCGTGCTCGACGAGTTCGAGGCGATCGTCCCGGAGAGCGACGATGCGCGCGCGCGAACGCGCGCCTGCCTCGAGCGCAGCGAGCGCTGGGCCGCGCGCTGCCGGACCGCGCACCGGCGCGCCGACCAGCGGCTCTTCGGCATCGTCCAGGGCGGCGGAGACTGCGAGCTGCGCGCCGAGAGCGCCGCGCGCACGCGCGCGCTCGGCTTCGACGCCTTCGCGATCGGCGGTCTGGGCGTGGGTGAGTCGGCCGAGGAGCGCGAGCGGCTGGTCGTCGCTGCGGTCGCCGAGCTTCCCGCCGAAGCGCCGCGCTACCTGATGGGCCTGGGCCTGCCCGAGGACCTGGTCTCGGGGGTGCAGGCGGGCGTCGACCTGTTCGACTGCGTCGTGCCGACCCGGAACGGCCGACACGGCTCGGTGTTCACGTCGCGCGGCCGGCTCAACCTGCGCAACGCGAGCGCTCGCGACGAGCGCCTGCCGCTCGATCCAGCTTGCGCCTGCCCGGTCTGCCGGCGCCACTCGCGCGCGTATCTGCGGCATCTGCTGCAGAGCGGCGACTCGCTCGGCGCGCGGCTGCTGTCGCTGCACAACATCGCGTACTACATGAAGCTCGTGCGGGATCTGCGCGAGGCCGTTTCGGCGGGCCGACTTCGAGAATTCGTCGAGGTCTGGCGCGAGGGCTATTTCGGCCTTTCGGACCGGGAATCGAGCGGCTCGAGCAGCGCCGTACACAGCCCCGCGTAG
- a CDS encoding PEP-CTERM sorting domain-containing protein (PEP-CTERM proteins occur, often in large numbers, in the proteomes of bacteria that also encode an exosortase, a predicted intramembrane cysteine proteinase. The presence of a PEP-CTERM domain at a protein's C-terminus predicts cleavage within the sorting domain, followed by covalent anchoring to some some component of the (usually Gram-negative) cell surface. Many PEP-CTERM proteins exhibit an unusual sequence composition that includes large numbers of potential glycosylation sites. Expression of one such protein has been shown restore the ability of a bacterium to form floc, a type of biofilm.): MDRAYAFSSTTTADGWNQGFGNRTRFTTVPEPSRALLLALGLAGLGLGARRVSARR; the protein is encoded by the coding sequence ATGGACCGGGCCTACGCGTTCTCCAGCACGACGACGGCGGACGGCTGGAACCAGGGGTTTGGCAACCGCACCCGCTTCACGACCGTCCCCGAGCCGTCGAGGGCGCTGCTGCTCGCGCTCGGACTCGCCGGGCTGGGGCTCGGCGCGCGAAGGGTGTCGGCGCGCCGCTAG
- a CDS encoding DUF1329 domain-containing protein: MRVRALVLASLLALPQSALAQEKQAVDVLPTTPFKEGDTISFEQVEKLKEFLPSEFWTNREFFFYEGMQLEIGPTLRKYGAADAYIAMSEKYKGQATIGEDGGLVNYGAGQPFEAARIDCKGDPNAGVKIIWNFVKAWNGDGARSTWSYTYWDRGEQLPLYYEGTAKVITLVNRVEPEYQTANAGDVFPNEKRNSVFGIEVDAPFDARGIMLLTYRYRTADGPLKQAKNDDTWVYVPDLRRVRRISSAQRTDSVQGTDFTMDDLRSFAGIPPQYEWKCVGEQTVIAPMNTKSLAYPYADSYNFGPYGFSFASDRWEVRNAWIIRFDPRNEDHPYHHKDIYVDKETYEPLYSFAYDRKKELWKIIWHNHRYSSDWDGVKNKDPKAADGVWYPGWEGVPDPKDNRIISDIIVNVQTGTGNRIEFWNSEGSPFNSKGKIRRYIDIGRLNKGR; encoded by the coding sequence ATGCGTGTACGAGCTCTGGTCCTTGCGTCACTCCTCGCCCTGCCCCAGAGCGCGCTCGCGCAGGAGAAGCAGGCCGTCGACGTCCTGCCCACAACGCCCTTCAAGGAGGGCGACACGATTTCGTTCGAACAGGTCGAGAAGCTGAAGGAATTCCTGCCGTCGGAATTCTGGACCAACCGCGAATTCTTCTTCTACGAAGGCATGCAGCTCGAGATCGGCCCGACGCTTCGCAAGTACGGGGCGGCCGACGCCTACATCGCGATGAGCGAGAAGTACAAGGGCCAGGCCACGATCGGCGAGGACGGCGGGCTCGTGAACTACGGCGCCGGCCAGCCGTTCGAGGCCGCGAGGATCGACTGCAAGGGCGATCCGAACGCCGGCGTGAAGATCATCTGGAACTTCGTGAAGGCCTGGAACGGCGACGGCGCGCGCTCGACCTGGTCCTACACGTACTGGGATCGCGGCGAGCAGCTGCCGCTGTACTACGAGGGCACCGCCAAGGTCATCACGCTGGTGAACCGGGTCGAGCCCGAGTACCAGACCGCGAACGCAGGCGACGTGTTCCCGAACGAGAAACGCAACTCGGTGTTCGGAATCGAGGTCGACGCGCCGTTCGACGCGCGCGGCATCATGCTTCTCACCTACCGCTACCGGACCGCGGACGGGCCGCTGAAGCAGGCGAAGAACGACGACACCTGGGTGTACGTGCCGGACCTGCGGCGCGTGCGGCGCATCTCGTCGGCGCAGCGCACGGACTCGGTGCAGGGCACCGACTTCACGATGGACGACCTGCGCAGCTTCGCGGGAATCCCGCCCCAGTACGAGTGGAAGTGCGTCGGCGAGCAGACCGTGATCGCGCCGATGAACACCAAGTCGCTCGCCTACCCCTACGCCGATTCGTACAACTTCGGCCCCTACGGCTTCTCGTTCGCGAGCGATCGCTGGGAGGTCCGCAACGCCTGGATCATCCGCTTCGATCCGCGAAACGAGGACCACCCGTACCACCACAAGGACATCTACGTCGACAAGGAGACCTACGAGCCGCTCTACAGCTTCGCGTACGACCGCAAGAAGGAGCTGTGGAAGATCATCTGGCACAACCACCGCTACTCGAGCGACTGGGACGGCGTGAAGAACAAGGACCCGAAGGCGGCGGACGGCGTCTGGTACCCGGGCTGGGAGGGCGTTCCCGACCCGAAGGACAACCGGATCATCTCGGACATCATCGTGAACGTGCAGACCGGCACGGGAAATCGGATCGAGTTCTGGAACAGCGAGGGCTCGCCGTTCAACAGCAAGGGAAAGATCCGGCGCTACATCGACATCGGGCGACTGAACAAGGGCCGCTAG
- a CDS encoding isocitrate/isopropylmalate dehydrogenase family protein — MARKRVVVIEGEDAAPEAMRPSVALLDGFGLPIDWLRPEPGRERDAIDDSDATYFGATSGASARALFYLRWGKQAYANLRPVRHLPGARSPLARPEGIDLAIVRENLEDLYVGVEGSLEQLGPLALQSRTSGRPIAELAPGRFALKVISEQGCERIARFAFALARKRRALGRPGRVTCGTKHNMLAQTDGLFRAVAERVAAEHPDVCFEVRIVDDLAHRLVAQAHELDVVLLPNLYGDILSDAAAALIGGLGLAPSGCYGESYAYFEPAHGTAPDIAGKNAINPTATLLSGALLLEHLGFVDEARALERAIAATYADGRALPPDQGGRASTTEFCAAVASRLFR; from the coding sequence ATGGCGAGAAAAAGGGTCGTCGTGATCGAGGGCGAGGACGCCGCGCCCGAGGCCATGCGGCCCAGCGTTGCCCTGCTCGATGGCTTCGGGCTCCCGATCGACTGGCTCCGCCCCGAGCCCGGTCGCGAGCGCGATGCGATCGACGACTCCGATGCGACCTACTTCGGGGCGACCAGCGGCGCGAGCGCCCGGGCCCTGTTCTACCTGCGCTGGGGAAAGCAGGCCTACGCGAACCTGCGGCCGGTGCGACACCTGCCGGGCGCGCGGAGCCCGCTGGCCCGGCCGGAGGGAATCGACCTCGCGATCGTGCGCGAGAACCTCGAGGACCTGTACGTCGGCGTGGAGGGGAGCCTCGAGCAGCTCGGGCCGCTCGCGCTGCAGAGCCGCACGAGCGGCCGTCCGATCGCGGAGCTCGCGCCGGGGCGCTTCGCGCTGAAGGTGATCAGCGAGCAGGGCTGCGAGCGGATCGCGCGCTTCGCGTTCGCGCTCGCGCGCAAGCGCCGCGCGCTCGGGCGCCCGGGTCGCGTCACCTGCGGCACCAAGCACAACATGCTCGCGCAGACGGACGGCCTGTTTCGCGCCGTGGCCGAGCGCGTCGCCGCGGAGCATCCGGACGTCTGTTTCGAGGTGCGAATCGTCGACGACCTCGCGCACCGGCTGGTCGCGCAGGCGCATGAGCTCGACGTCGTGCTGCTCCCGAATCTGTACGGCGACATCCTGTCGGATGCGGCGGCCGCGCTGATCGGCGGCCTTGGACTCGCGCCGAGCGGCTGCTACGGCGAGAGCTACGCGTACTTCGAGCCCGCGCACGGCACGGCGCCGGACATCGCCGGGAAGAACGCGATCAATCCGACGGCGACGCTGCTCTCCGGGGCGCTTCTGCTCGAACATCTCGGCTTCGTGGACGAGGCGCGCGCGCTCGAGCGCGCCATCGCTGCGACCTACGCCGACGGGCGTGCGCTACCGCCAGACCAGGGCGGACGCGCGAGCACCACGGAGTTCTGCGCGGCCGTCGCGAGCCGGCTCTTTCGCTAG